A genomic stretch from Pirellulales bacterium includes:
- a CDS encoding DUF1559 domain-containing protein has protein sequence MIRKRGFTLIELLVVIAIIGILVALLLPAVQAARESARRAQCTDSLKQIGLALHQYHECTLHFPAGYLTAVASDGTEFGPGWGWASYLLPDLEQAPLEERINWGLDIGNARNLFARTTVLPLFLCPSDPAPKSFTVDGTSTVVAYGNYVAVNGNQGVSDAAAINDGAFLRDQWFRPANFLDGLSNTLFVAERSKRMSFTTWVGAVTGGDVPSNLDPTAVESSAALVLGHCGPHIPNNPEVTDADALSSSHPNLVNFLYGDGSVHIITNSIAVEVYDALATRAGGEAVNSDSR, from the coding sequence ATGATTCGCAAACGAGGATTTACCCTTATCGAGCTGCTGGTGGTGATCGCCATCATCGGCATCCTGGTCGCACTGCTGCTGCCGGCCGTGCAGGCGGCACGTGAGTCGGCACGGCGGGCACAGTGTACTGACAGTCTGAAGCAAATCGGGCTGGCGTTACATCAATATCACGAATGCACGCTCCACTTTCCGGCGGGCTACCTGACGGCCGTGGCCTCCGATGGAACGGAGTTCGGGCCGGGTTGGGGCTGGGCGTCGTACTTGTTGCCCGACTTGGAGCAAGCCCCGCTGGAAGAAAGGATCAACTGGGGGCTGGACATCGGCAACGCCCGCAACTTGTTTGCCCGGACCACCGTGCTGCCGCTCTTCTTATGCCCTTCCGACCCGGCACCGAAGTCGTTCACCGTCGATGGCACGTCGACCGTCGTGGCCTACGGCAACTACGTGGCCGTGAACGGCAACCAGGGAGTGAGCGACGCCGCGGCGATCAACGACGGCGCGTTCTTGCGCGATCAGTGGTTTCGCCCAGCCAACTTTCTCGACGGCCTGAGCAATACGCTCTTTGTGGCGGAGCGCAGCAAACGGATGTCGTTCACCACGTGGGTCGGCGCCGTGACGGGCGGTGACGTGCCTTCGAACCTCGACCCCACCGCGGTCGAGTCGAGCGCCGCGCTGGTCCTTGGGCACTGCGGGCCGCACATCCCCAACAACCCCGAAGTGACCGACGCCGACGCTTTGTCGAGCTCCCACCCGAACCTGGTCAACTTTCTCTACGGCGACGGATCGGTACACATCATTACCAATTCCATCGCAGTTGAGGTCTACGACGCCCTGGCCACGCGCGCCGGCGGCGAGGCCGTCAACAGCGATTCTCGTTGA
- a CDS encoding DUF4198 domain-containing protein yields MKFHIAFLSALACLCGNARAHDTWVQTNASVVRAGDVVFVDLFLGNHGNDHRDFKMADKPDREASRLEVIAPGGSRYDLKERMVDQGYAPSEGYWSARFVASEVGLYVVAHTMDKVVSYAPTRSVKSAKTYFLVSSSLDQVERDESRLDRPLGHTLELVPKSHLVTPMGPGTPIELQVLYHGKPLRDARVSFVPRGETLAEGFDDRYERKTDAEGLAGFTPTEGNYYLIVVHHVDPQASGPGYTSTKYSASITVLVPQVCPCCLE; encoded by the coding sequence ATGAAATTTCACATTGCCTTTCTCTCGGCCTTGGCCTGCCTTTGCGGCAACGCCCGGGCCCACGACACCTGGGTGCAGACCAACGCCAGCGTGGTGCGGGCGGGCGACGTCGTGTTCGTCGATCTGTTTCTCGGCAATCACGGCAACGACCATCGCGATTTCAAAATGGCCGACAAGCCCGACCGCGAAGCCAGCCGGCTGGAAGTGATCGCGCCCGGTGGCAGCAGATATGACCTCAAAGAGCGGATGGTCGATCAAGGCTACGCGCCGTCGGAGGGCTATTGGTCGGCGCGGTTCGTGGCGTCGGAGGTAGGCCTCTACGTCGTGGCACACACGATGGACAAGGTGGTAAGCTACGCGCCGACGCGCAGCGTCAAGAGCGCCAAGACGTACTTTCTCGTCAGTTCCAGCCTCGACCAGGTGGAGCGCGACGAGAGCCGTCTCGACCGGCCCCTGGGCCACACGCTGGAACTGGTGCCCAAATCGCACCTCGTCACGCCGATGGGACCCGGCACGCCGATCGAATTGCAAGTGCTCTATCACGGCAAGCCGCTCCGCGACGCGCGCGTCAGCTTTGTGCCGCGCGGCGAGACGCTGGCGGAAGGATTCGACGATCGCTACGAGCGCAAGACCGACGCCGAAGGGCTGGCCGGCTTCACGCCCACGGAAGGCAACTACTACCTTATCGTCGTGCATCACGTCGATCCCCAGGCCAGCGGTCCCGGTTACACCAGCACCAAGTATTCCGCCTCGATCACCGTGCTGGTGCCGCAAGTTTGCCCGTGCTGCCTGGAGTGA
- the pgi gene encoding glucose-6-phosphate isomerase translates to MAIAQPLTRRPAWTALQAHYQQIRDMHLRQLFAGDPRRGETFTLEAEGVYLDYSKNRVTSETLKLLVRLAEESGVRERIDAMFRGEKINVTENRAVLHVALRAPKDANIVVDGENVVPQVHAVLDKMARFCDQIRSGAWKGHTGKRIRNIVNIGIGGSDLGPVMAYEALRHYSDRDLTCRFVSNIDGTDIAEAVIDLDPAETLFIISSKTFTTLETLTNAHTARDWCLKQLGDAKAVARHFVAVSTNAEEVAKFGIDTANMFEFWDWVGGRYSYDSAIGLSLMIAVGAENFRRMLAGFHAIDEHFRTAPFERNLPVLLGLLGIWYNNFFGAQTLAVLPYDQYLSRFSAYLQQLDMESDGKHVDLDGRTVDYQTGPVVWGTPGTNGQHAYYQLIHQGTKLIPCDFIGFCQSLNPLGDHHDLLMANFFAQTEALAFGKTADEVRQDKVPDFQVPHRTFEGNHPTNTILLDRLAPEALGKLVALYEHKVFVQGTIWHINSFDQWGVELGKMLAKRIIPELTAGDDAGLAHDSSTNNLIRRYRKRKTEQ, encoded by the coding sequence ATGGCCATCGCCCAACCGCTGACTCGCCGCCCGGCATGGACCGCCTTGCAGGCCCACTATCAGCAAATCCGCGACATGCACCTGCGGCAGCTCTTCGCCGGCGATCCGCGCCGCGGAGAAACCTTCACGCTGGAGGCCGAGGGGGTCTATCTCGATTACTCCAAAAACCGCGTCACCAGCGAGACGTTGAAGCTGCTGGTTCGCCTGGCCGAAGAGTCGGGCGTGCGCGAGCGGATCGACGCCATGTTCCGCGGCGAAAAGATCAACGTTACCGAAAACCGCGCCGTCTTGCACGTCGCTCTGCGGGCGCCCAAGGACGCCAACATTGTCGTCGACGGCGAGAACGTGGTGCCGCAGGTCCACGCCGTGCTCGACAAGATGGCCCGCTTCTGCGACCAGATTCGCAGCGGCGCGTGGAAGGGGCACACCGGCAAGCGCATCCGCAACATCGTGAACATCGGCATCGGCGGATCGGACCTGGGTCCCGTCATGGCCTACGAAGCGCTGCGGCACTACAGCGACCGCGACCTCACCTGCCGCTTTGTGTCGAACATCGACGGCACCGACATCGCCGAGGCGGTCATCGATCTCGATCCGGCTGAGACGCTGTTCATCATCTCGTCGAAGACCTTCACCACGCTGGAAACGCTGACCAACGCCCATACCGCCCGCGATTGGTGCCTGAAGCAGCTTGGCGATGCCAAGGCCGTGGCGCGGCACTTCGTGGCCGTCTCGACCAACGCCGAGGAAGTCGCCAAGTTCGGCATCGACACGGCCAACATGTTCGAGTTCTGGGACTGGGTCGGCGGGCGTTATTCCTACGATTCGGCCATCGGCCTGTCGCTGATGATCGCCGTCGGCGCCGAGAACTTCCGCCGCATGCTGGCGGGCTTTCACGCCATCGACGAACATTTTCGCACGGCGCCGTTCGAGCGTAATTTGCCCGTGCTCTTGGGACTGCTGGGCATCTGGTACAACAACTTCTTCGGCGCCCAGACGCTGGCCGTGCTGCCCTACGATCAATATCTCTCGCGGTTCAGCGCCTACTTGCAGCAGCTCGACATGGAGAGCGACGGCAAGCACGTCGATCTCGACGGCCGCACGGTCGATTATCAGACCGGGCCGGTCGTGTGGGGCACGCCGGGCACGAACGGCCAGCACGCCTATTACCAGCTCATCCATCAAGGCACCAAGCTGATTCCTTGCGACTTCATCGGCTTCTGCCAGTCGCTCAATCCGCTGGGCGACCATCACGACCTGCTGATGGCCAACTTTTTCGCCCAGACGGAGGCGTTGGCTTTCGGCAAGACGGCCGACGAAGTGCGCCAGGACAAGGTGCCCGACTTCCAGGTGCCGCACCGCACGTTCGAGGGCAACCATCCGACGAACACGATCCTGCTCGATCGCCTGGCGCCCGAAGCGTTGGGCAAGCTGGTGGCGCTCTACGAGCACAAAGTATTCGTGCAGGGGACGATCTGGCACATCAACTCGTTCGACCAGTGGGGCGTGGAGCTGGGCAAGATGCTGGCCAAGCGGATCATCCCCGAGCTGACGGCGGGGGACGACGCCGGGCTGGCACACGACAGCTCGACGAATAACCTGATCCGCCGGTATCGCAAGCGGAAGACCGAACAGTAG
- a CDS encoding Uma2 family endonuclease, whose protein sequence is MATIAPPVSGDQRVVFHDVSWETYVGLLDARGEGVVRLIYHRGVLEIMTLSQLHERWSRFLHRFVVEITQELGLELASVGSTTMHAERLQSGGEADESYYIRHEEEVREREEYDPDIDPPPDLAVEVDLSSSSGRRMLVFAELGIPELWLFDGEHLAFKSLGDDGKYHPIERSLSFPVVRSVDLERFVKRRGTIGENALAEEFRQWLRESIGATGEQP, encoded by the coding sequence ATGGCCACGATTGCACCTCCCGTCAGCGGCGACCAACGAGTCGTTTTTCACGATGTCTCCTGGGAGACGTACGTCGGCTTGCTCGACGCGCGTGGCGAGGGTGTCGTTCGACTTATCTACCATCGCGGAGTGCTGGAAATCATGACGCTCTCGCAGTTGCACGAAAGATGGAGCCGCTTCTTGCACCGTTTCGTCGTCGAGATCACTCAAGAGTTGGGGCTGGAATTGGCATCCGTCGGCTCGACGACCATGCACGCCGAGCGGCTCCAGAGCGGCGGTGAGGCCGACGAGTCGTACTACATCCGACATGAAGAGGAGGTCCGCGAGCGCGAAGAATACGATCCGGACATCGATCCTCCGCCCGATCTCGCGGTGGAAGTCGATCTCTCATCCAGCTCCGGCCGCCGCATGTTGGTCTTCGCCGAGCTGGGTATCCCCGAATTGTGGCTCTTCGACGGCGAACACCTGGCGTTCAAATCGCTCGGCGACGACGGCAAGTATCATCCGATCGAGCGCAGCCTGTCGTTTCCGGTCGTGCGAAGCGTCGATTTGGAGCGATTCGTCAAGCGTCGAGGCACCATCGGCGAAAACGCCTTGGCAGAAGAGTTTCGCCAATGGCTGCGAGAATCCATCGGCGCGACGGGCGAGCAGCCGTAG
- a CDS encoding BlaI/MecI/CopY family transcriptional regulator codes for MAKRKGPQELGRRERQIMDAVYRLGEASVGEVRTRLPDPPSYSAVRTMLRHLESKGYLRHRRSGLKYVYRPTQSHESASRSAVGHLLETFFAGSASDAVAALLDVSSGRLSDADYRRMQELIEQARRDGQ; via the coding sequence ATGGCCAAACGCAAGGGTCCGCAAGAACTGGGGCGGCGCGAACGGCAGATCATGGACGCCGTCTATCGGCTTGGCGAAGCGTCGGTGGGCGAGGTGCGGACGCGCTTGCCCGACCCGCCCAGCTATTCGGCGGTGCGGACCATGCTCCGCCACCTGGAGAGCAAGGGTTACCTGCGTCACCGCCGTAGCGGCCTGAAATACGTCTATCGGCCGACGCAGTCGCACGAGTCGGCCAGTCGCTCGGCTGTGGGGCACTTGCTGGAGACCTTTTTTGCCGGCTCGGCCAGCGACGCCGTGGCGGCCCTGCTCGACGTTTCGTCCGGCCGCCTCAGCGACGCCGACTATCGCCGCATGCAGGAACTGATCGAGCAGGCGCGCAGGGACGGGCAGTAA